The Chionomys nivalis chromosome 4, mChiNiv1.1, whole genome shotgun sequence genome contains the following window.
CTGAAAGTACCAAGAAAAACTATAGATTAAATAAAGCAatagtttaactgaaaaaaaactttgttaatggagattgtaaagtaaggcaatctctatctgagttttaccttaagattgtaaaaattcctttgttcagacctaatacttggtgcccctactataaaagtTGGGTTCAGAAACCGGCCTTTACCACAGCCATCTCTGGCTGTGCTCTCAAATAGAtaataagctttttgtgccccatggagatttttattttattttattttcccctttattttggtttttggaataaagtttgctttgggttttttagACTTTAGAGATCTGTCTCTATCTTTGCACAACCCTTCCTGGACTCACCAAAGGTATTTAGAGAGGTCCTAAAAAACCAAAGCCACTTACTCAGGGAATGATATCAACAAAGGTATCttagagtaaaataaaaagaaaaatgttcttttcaTCCAAGAATCATATGACATGactgatacagaaaaaaaatgaacatgctCACAGTTATAAGTCTTAATCTTTCTTTAACCTGTACTGGTATCTCCTTATTCAATTTAACATAatttattatcattgttattaaAGTTGAGATTTatgttatatttaataatttttttatcaaaacattttgtatgaaataaaaataaatacactaaaGTAATATCGTCCTTGCAAATAAGCACCatcttaaaacacaaacaaaacaaaaatattttcatgctgtgggacaatggtttgtactctgtcaaatgtattttaataaaatgttgattggccagtagccaggcaggaagtataggcaggacaaccagagaggaagtagaggcaggctagtgagaacaggagaattctggaaagaaggaagtcctactctgcagtcatgacccagccacagaagaagcaagatgtgactgcctcaccgaataaggtactgagccatgtggctaacatagacaagaataaagggctaatataagttataagagttaataaaaagtctgggctactaggccaatcagtttataattaatgcagaccttTATGTGATTTCCTTGGGCCTAAAGagctgtgggaaccgggcagacAGAAAAGTCAgtaaacattttcattattttaaaaaaaaaaaaatcaaatttcaatATATTGGATCATATTCATCCTCTCTTCCTAGTCCTTCCAGAtagctccctctccttccccaaactaatttttgttttttcttaataaaaaaaaaatcaacataacaACAAACCTTCCcaaaccaagaaaataaagtaaagcTATGTCAACACTCCCATAAAACTATTAAAACACCAGAAATCTTAATATTTACTCTCTGCCCTGTGTATAACCTTTGGCTATAAAAAGGAGTTTTTAGTCCTTTCTCTGGGCTACAGAGTCAAATAATTCTCTGTAGCTATAACTAGTTAGAAGTGTCCCCCAGTATCCCACACAGAGTGTTTTTGAATAAAGCTGGTTCTTGTCCATAGTCTTCAGGAATCTGTTCCTTATTTGGACAATTCATGGACCCAACAGTGCTAATAAGTGGTGTAGGAGGCCTTTTGATAGCGCATAACTTAGACAggcatggagaagacagaacagaatgctgagaaggcagagtgagagatgccatggatctcctgcctgagatggacactggttagaatcttgcaggtaagccacagtcacatggtgatacatagattaatagagatgggttaaattaagatgtgagaattagccaataagaaactagagccaatggccaatcagtgttttaattaataaagtttttgtgtgattatttcaggtgtaagctagctgggcagccgggacaacaAGGGGCCACCTCTCCTTGCAACAAATAATACCAAAGACACCAAATCTGAAGATGtgggaaaaagaaaaccctgATTCACTGTTGATGGGTTTGCAAACTGATGGACCACACTGGAAGTAGTTGTGATAAATTCTAAATagataaattagtaaataaataaataatttggcaTTTGACCCTGCAATACCACTCACTGAACAAAGGACTCAACATTCTAAACCAGTGAAAAAAGGACTCAACATTCTAAAACACAGATTACTATTCACACATGTTCATACCAGCTGTATTCACAATACCTAGGAACTTTAAACAGCCTTCAACTGATGAATTGATAATAAAAACATAGTACATATACACAGTagaattctatttatttgttaataaaataagatcttaatatttgcatgcaaatagatggaactagaaaataatgagtgaggtaactctaagcaagaaaaacaaacacaacatggTCTCTCTTACTGGGAATACCTAGATCCAAATTTTTGGTAGAGTATATAATCTAGAGTGACTGCAGAGAccagaataataaaaaagaatgatggGTACGGCATCTACTCTACAGAAGGGAATAAGAGGCAACAGCTGAAACAAAGggtaagtagaaaaaaatgtgttGGTATTTGTtttgggagggagaaaagaaggcaatGTAGAAAGAGAAATAGTAAATATTGATAAATATCAATAAGAATGATTGAAAAATTCATGCAGAatcaaatttttttatgtgtacctaaaattacacatacacacatacactcactgaCACGCATGCACATGCCCCTCTTAAAGCATTAAAACTCTTGCTgttaaatggatggaaatagaaaatactatcctgagtgaggtaacccagacccaaaaagaagatcatgggatgtactcactcataattggtttctagccatggataggggccactgagtctataatttgtgatcctaaagaagctaaacaagagggtaaacccaaggaaaaacatatagttatcctcctggctatgggaaatagacaagattgccgggcaaaaaaatggaatcttgggggtggggtgggataagggtgaagggagatggggagagaaaagtgtgaaggagaggatgaggggaactgggggtaacgggatgattggggaaaaaggaaggttggataggtgagcagggaaactcatatcttagttaagggagccacctaagggttggcaagagacttgaacttggaatggctaccaggtgcccagggcaatgtctccagttcgttccttgggcatctgaggatagggaacctgaaatgaacctatcctatagccatactgatgaatatcttgcatatcaccatagaaccttcatctagcgatggatggagatagagacagagacccacactggagcaccgaactgagctcccaaggtcctaatgaggagcagaaggagggagaacatgaacaaggaagtcaggaccatgaggggtgcacccacccactgagacagtggggccgatctagtgggagctcaccaaggccagctggactgtgactgaaaaagcatgggataaaaccggactctctgaacatggcggacagacaatgagagctgacgagaggccaaggacaatggcatggggttttgatcctacttcatgttctggctttgtgggatcctagacagtttggatgttcaccttcctagacctggatggaggggggaggaccttggactttccacagggctgggaaccctgactgctcttgggactggagagggaggagaagaggagtgggggagggggagaggggcaggaggagggggagggaaatgggaggtggggaggaagcagaaaaattttttttcaataaaaaaaaactcttgctGTTGACATTAGTTGCCTCACAGAAATTTAAGGTaagtctctattgctgaagacaagcAGAATTCTGACATAGTATTTGAACTTGGAGGAGTAGAACTTAGAACGCTACTCCATGCGTACCAGCTTTAATAGTATGGAAGAATGCTATATAACTGCCAAGTTGCCAACTGAATAAAAGCATTAATAATTCAACTCTGCTATGACACCTAGGAACCATAATAATAACCACCAAAGCATGCTATCACtaaaggtgcaatagtggcagTGACATCCTGACAATAATCAATATCTATAAAATTGCACTTAAGGTATACTCAACAGGGGTAAGTTCATGCCTGGTTCTAAAAGCACAGTGGACTATTAATTGCTGATAAAGTCATGGTACATAGAGAAGAATCTAATAGCAACATTTTTCTAAACTAGTATAATCTCTAACTGCATACTTATTACTGATCTTCTCACCCACAGGTAAGTGAAATTCTTCCTAAAGcagatggagaccactacagaaatcCATAACTGGTCTGATAGAGGAACAAGTGATGCTGGGGAGAAGAGCCATAGTGAATCCATCTAGAATACAAGCCCTTCTCCTAAGACTCAGGAAACATTTGAAGGAGCAAAGAAAGTTCAAAGAGTCACAGGTCAAAAACTGTGGTGAAATTGTGTCTTTTATGTCTGACAAGAAAATGGCACcatactagagaagctaaataagaaggtgaacccaaagaaaaatatataagcatcctcctgaatattaaccttcatcaggcgatgaaagaagacagagacagagaccaacattggagcactggactgaagtctcacgatccaaaggaggagcagaaggagagagagcacgagcaaggaactcaggaccgcgaggggtgcacccacacactgaggcaatggggatgttctatcgggaactcaccaaggccagctgcccggggtctgaaaaagcatgggacaaaaccagtatcgctgaacataacggacaatgaggactactgagaactgaagaacaatggcaatgggttcttgatcctattgcacgtaatggctttgtgggagcctaggtagtttggatgctcaccttattagacctggatggaggtgggtggtctttggacctcccacagggcagggaaacctgcttgctctttgggctgaggagggaggaagacttgattcggggaggggggggaaatgggaggtggtggcggggaagaggcagaaatctttaataatttaattaattaattaataaaaaaatttaaaaaaaaaagaaaatggcaccaTGATTCTCAACAATATACTTTGCCAAACAAGAGCCCAAACTGATATCAGGTGGCACAACAATGTAGAAGGTGGAAAATCTCAGAGGACTTTAACCAGGAGTGTTATACCTAATTAATGATTACTAAAAACAGTATAAGTCTTTCGTTGGAAAAACCCCTAGTACATataaattaacacacacacacacacatacattgaaGGAAAGGAcgccattaatttgaaagagaacaaggaggacaCAGAAGTGTTTGGAGGAAGATATGACAAAGGATGTAATTAAAAAActtacatatgaaattctcaagaatgaattaaaagtaaataaaaagtataagCTTTATTGAATTTGAGAATGAAGTGTATtagttttaaagtaatatttctcAGAAacgaaaaatatatataacatatcaaCTAAGCATTATAATCATATTAATTCATGTCATCTTTACTATTGTTTACATAATTCTATGAAACAAGAGATAATATGTGCATAGAAAATTGATGTGAAAATgtatctttataaaaattatcaaatgtCCTAGCAAACAAGTAATAAATCTTgcaattagaataaaataaatcataataatTCAAACTATGAATTTTGCTTAAGTTTTCTCTAATAAATTATCCTCAAATTAATTCTAAAAcatgaaattttttctttgaagTATTTTCTTCAAGGCAACACTGACATCCTTATTCCTCAGACTGTAGATCAATGGGTTCAGCATGGGAACAACAGTAGTATAAAACACGGATGACACTTTCCCTTGGTTCATTGAATTCCCTGGTTGTAAGTACATGAATGCAGCAGAACCATAGAATACAGCAACAGCAGAGATGTGGGAACTGCAGGTATTGAAGGCTTTGGACCTGCCTTCTATGGATTTAATCCTGAGGATGCTGACAATAATGGAGATGTAAGAAGTAATAATGGTGAGAAATGGGACACAGATGTTAAATGTACCAAAAACTAGAATCAACAATTCGTTGATATAGGTATTAGAGCATGCAAGCTTCAAGAGAGGAGGAAGATCACAGAAATAGTGGTTGATCACACCTGATTCATGGAATTGAATCTTTGTCGTGAAGCCTGTGAGAACTGAAGCACTGAACACACTAAAAATATACACTCCTAAAATCAGGGAACTAGTAATCTGATAGGACATAGTTACACTGTAAAGCAAGGGGTTAcggatggccacatagcggtcatatgcCATTACACCTAGTGTGTGACACTCTGCAGCaccaaaaatgataaagaaatagaGCTGAGTCATACATCCAGAGTAGGAGATAGGATTCTTCTCTCTCACAAAGTTCACCAGCATTTTAGGAGTCACAACAGTGGACTGACAGAAGTCAATGAAGGACAGACTGCTGAGGAAATAGTACATGGGGTTGTGCAGGTGGGAACTGAGGACAATCAGTGTGATCATGCCCAGATTCCCTGTTACAGTGACCACATAGATTCCAATGAAGATAGGGAAAAGGGGCATCTGGAGTTTTGGTTTCTCTGAGAGCCCAGTCAAGAAGAACTCAGTCACTGTGCAATggtttcctgctgccatgccttcatTCAGACCCTGATGGAGTAAAAGAATTGcttaagtctttaatcccagaactagggaggcagaagcaggcaaacgtctgtgagttcaaggccaccatgttCAATAGAGCTAGTTGTAGGAGGCAAGCCTCCACAAAGAAATGTTCTTccaaataatatatacatacttatgtgtgcatgtgcatatatatgtgcatatacataatacatatatatatatgattgatGTTATTATGATTTTCCATGTATACAAGCTCCACACATAAATTTTTCTACCTTAAAACACTTTTGCTTTCTATATATTTACCTTCATGGataatttgagattaattttttattaataattttaaacttaTCCTTCAACAATTAAGAATAGggtttatataaattattatcaCCATTTTCAAACCATGATAATTTTTGTGATACCGAATCAATATAGATAAACAGCATTAGAGTGGGTATTAGTGAGGAAAAGTGACATACTTGTGGAAGCAAATTTCCCTAAAACCAGTGAATTATTACCAAAAATCTAATTTCACCAGAAGATTTAtagagttcttttttaaaaaactccatTGCTTTCTAATTCTTAAGATACATAAATCCTTTAAATTTCTAAATGTGAATTAAATAACAATTGGAGCAACTGCTACATGAGGCACTAGATGGACGGTGCTCCTAGGATTATGTACTAGATGGACGGTGCTCCTAGGATTATGTACTAGATGCACGGTGCTCCTAGGATTATGTACTAGATGCTTGGTGCTCCTAGGATTATGTACTAGATACACGGTGCTCCTAGGATTATGTACTAGATGCACGGTGCTCCTAGGATTATGTACTAGATGCACGGTGCTCCTAGGATTATGTACTAGATGCACGGTGCTCCTAGGATTATGCACTAGATGCTTGGTGCTCCTAGGATTATGTACTAGATACACGGTGCTCCTAGGACTATGTACTAGATGCACGGTGCTCCTAGGATTATGTACTAGATACACGGTGCTCCTAGGATTATGTGCTAGATGCTTGGTGCTCCATTAAGAAGAGGTTTCTGTTTATGACCCAGTTCTTGAGCATGACAGAGTCAGTCAGCAGTGGTTAAATAGTGAGGCTGTAGAGACAAAGTGTCCATACTCACTCCCAGTCACTTAATGACACTCTTGACTAGcacaatacatttttattactttatatgtAAAGAAGTAGTACTCTCATCACTAAAAAATACACAGTATGATTTTGTGTTGTTGTATCATAGTGACATTTTCTCAAGTGAAAAAGCTGCAGTTCTACACATTAAAATTAGAGAAACGGTTTCAACTCAGTTCATTATTTCTTGTGAACTAAGAAAGTCTGCAATGCAGAAATAGACATTGAGGGAAAATACAATAATTATCCTCTATCCTGAAGAATTGTGAACAAATCAGTCACTGTTTTCTAAAATTAATGTCTAATTGAATTAGAGTTTAGTTAAAAAGTCAAAAGTTGAAAtgtgtttaaaatgtaaacatttaagtTTTGCGTAGATAACAACATAAATCTCAAGAAAGTTCACAGGTTTAAGTAGACAAAGTGAGACAGAAGTTCTTGAAGAAAACATTGAAGAAATGCTTTGCAGCCTAGAAGACTTCAACTTCAACATTCCCTAGAACGATACACACAAATGAGACACAAAATATACAAGGATGATAATCATAAAATGGGAGGGGCCAGAAAGAATTGaagagacaacaataaggagaaGATCTATGAAAAACTCTGTTTTTGTAATGATCCAGTCAAATTACAATTTCGCAGCAGCAGTGGCTGCCTTCATGGCCCTCATAGACAGAGCCTCTAAACAGTTCCTTGCAGGTTATGGTGGGGATGTGGAGGATCTGACACATCCCCTCCCACTGGTCTTTGGGTTACTCGTAGATTCTAGAATGAGGTAACATTGCCTTCATTTGTGTACTTACCATCACGATCCCCACACTCCAGTGGATAGTTAACTTATAATCACCAAGCTGATCTGGTTAAAATGAACAGGTAACAACCCCAGAAAGATGTTATAAATATGGTAAAGAGACTTTTGAGGAGGGATCATATAGGAGGATATGGGACAGAAGTTGTGTGAGGGTGACAGTAttcagaatgtgtgtgtatgtgtgtgtgtgtgtgtgtgtgtgtgtgtgtgagagagagagagagagagagagagagagattcattttaAGCAGTGAAATAGTATTCTTATCCAAAGAATACACTACCTATTTTGCAGTCTTACTTGTCCTATTTTGGGTGTTGAATTATATTGCTTAGATATTACATATTCACAATGATTTTTGGATGCTCTTCTAATATATATTGAACAAAAACAGTAGTGTCTGCACTAAAAATTCTGATTATCTTTATCTTACTTTGTTCTTATACTGTTTGAAGATGCTTTGTCTGATGTTGGCGCATCACCACAAGCTTTACATTTGCTAGTCTTCATGTGTCCAA
Protein-coding sequences here:
- the LOC130872760 gene encoding olfactory receptor 1537-like; protein product: MAAGNHCTVTEFFLTGLSEKPKLQMPLFPIFIGIYVVTVTGNLGMITLIVLSSHLHNPMYYFLSSLSFIDFCQSTVVTPKMLVNFVREKNPISYSGCMTQLYFFIIFGAAECHTLGVMAYDRYVAIRNPLLYSVTMSYQITSSLILGVYIFSVFSASVLTGFTTKIQFHESGVINHYFCDLPPLLKLACSNTYINELLILVFGTFNICVPFLTIITSYISIIVSILRIKSIEGRSKAFNTCSSHISAVAVFYGSAAFMYLQPGNSMNQGKVSSVFYTTVVPMLNPLIYSLRNKDVSVALKKILQRKNFMF